Proteins encoded within one genomic window of Kibdelosporangium phytohabitans:
- a CDS encoding acetyl-CoA C-acetyltransferase, giving the protein MSTEAFIYEAIRTPRGRGKKTGSLHGVKPISLVTGLIDELRTRHPNLDTDRVSDLILGVVSPVGDQGAVIPRTAAIAAGLPDNVAGVQVNRFCASGLEAVNQAAQKVRSGWDELIIAGGVESMSRVPMGSDGGAWAMDPETSYETYFVPQGIGADLIATIEGFSRDDVDSYALRSQELAAKAWAGGYFSKSVVPVKDRNGVVLLDHDEHMRPDTTREGLAKLNPSFEGIGELGGFDAVALQKYHWVEKINHVHHAGNSSGIVDGAALLLVGNEQVGKDLGLTPRARIVATAVTGSDPTIMLTGPTPATRKLLKTAGLGVEDIDLFELNEAFASVVLKFQKDLGIPDEKLNVNGGAIAMGHPLGATGAMITGTMVDELERREARRAVVTLCIGGGMGLATLIERV; this is encoded by the coding sequence GTGAGCACAGAAGCGTTCATCTACGAGGCGATCCGAACGCCTCGCGGCCGGGGCAAGAAGACCGGCTCACTGCACGGCGTCAAGCCGATCTCGCTGGTGACCGGTCTGATCGACGAACTGCGCACCCGTCACCCGAACCTGGACACCGACCGGGTCAGCGACCTGATCCTCGGTGTCGTGTCGCCCGTCGGCGACCAGGGCGCGGTGATCCCCCGCACAGCCGCGATCGCCGCGGGCCTGCCGGACAACGTCGCCGGAGTCCAGGTCAACCGGTTCTGCGCCTCCGGCCTCGAAGCGGTCAACCAGGCGGCGCAGAAGGTCCGGTCGGGCTGGGACGAGTTGATCATCGCCGGTGGCGTCGAGTCGATGTCCCGTGTGCCGATGGGCTCCGACGGCGGCGCGTGGGCGATGGACCCGGAGACCAGCTACGAGACCTACTTCGTGCCGCAGGGCATCGGCGCGGACCTGATCGCCACCATCGAGGGCTTCTCCCGCGACGACGTCGACTCGTACGCGTTGCGCTCGCAGGAACTCGCGGCCAAGGCGTGGGCGGGCGGGTACTTCTCCAAGTCCGTCGTGCCGGTCAAGGACCGCAACGGCGTCGTCCTGCTGGACCACGACGAGCACATGCGCCCGGACACCACCCGCGAGGGCCTTGCCAAGCTGAACCCGTCCTTCGAGGGCATCGGCGAGCTGGGCGGTTTCGACGCGGTGGCGCTGCAGAAGTACCACTGGGTCGAGAAGATCAACCACGTGCACCACGCGGGCAACTCGTCCGGCATCGTCGACGGTGCCGCGCTGCTGCTGGTCGGCAACGAGCAGGTCGGCAAGGATCTCGGCCTGACCCCGCGGGCCCGGATCGTGGCCACCGCGGTCACCGGTTCGGACCCGACGATCATGCTGACCGGCCCGACCCCGGCCACTCGGAAGCTGCTGAAGACCGCGGGACTCGGCGTCGAGGACATCGACCTGTTCGAACTGAACGAGGCGTTCGCGTCGGTCGTGCTGAAGTTCCAGAAGGACCTGGGCATCCCGGACGAGAAGCTGAACGTCAACGGCGGCGCGATCGCGATGGGCCACCCGCTCGGCGCGACCGGCGCGATGATCACCGGCACCATGGTGGACGAGCTGGAACGCCGCGAAGCCCGCCGGGCCGTGGTCACCCTGTGCATCGGTGGCGGCATGGGCCTGGCCACCCTGATCGAGCGCGTCTGA
- a CDS encoding TetR/AcrR family transcriptional regulator has protein sequence MGSRPRNRKEQLTDAAAELFRRHGYHGVSVNDIAAAAGVTGPAVYRHFRGKQDVLAHVLLSGLDRFGLATDQALAKDKPLHALVETVSALAVERREITALWRWQGRYLDKTDQVKIRKRGAELMGDWVSTLRDARPGLPLADAELLSWASLSVFGSVADHRVSLPRRRFEHLLGKLACAVLRSTVPASRAPAQPDWQRPSSPVSRREELLTVATRLFREHGYRDVSMEDIGAAAGIAGPSVYRHFSGKAELLVAAGYRMADRLHTGARRVIANAATPHRALTDLVGSYVDIVSRSDDLFSVFAGELGNVPDRDRKELVRVQRAYVAEWVTLLRTVAPHLPEPEARIAVHAALTIVNDLTRTPRITTRPGLVTELTGLAMAVLDQAAEAGSDNDARARRDEV, from the coding sequence ATGGGCAGCCGACCGCGAAACCGCAAGGAGCAGCTGACCGACGCTGCCGCCGAGCTGTTCCGCAGGCACGGCTACCACGGGGTGAGCGTCAACGACATCGCCGCGGCCGCGGGCGTGACCGGCCCGGCCGTCTACCGGCACTTCCGCGGCAAGCAGGATGTCCTCGCGCACGTGCTGCTGTCCGGCCTCGACCGGTTCGGCCTGGCCACCGACCAGGCGCTGGCCAAGGACAAGCCGCTGCACGCACTCGTCGAGACGGTCTCCGCGCTGGCGGTCGAGCGCCGTGAGATCACCGCGCTGTGGCGCTGGCAGGGCCGCTACCTGGACAAAACCGACCAGGTCAAGATCCGCAAACGCGGTGCCGAGCTGATGGGCGACTGGGTGTCGACGCTGCGCGACGCCCGGCCGGGGTTACCGCTCGCCGACGCGGAACTGCTGAGCTGGGCGTCGCTGAGTGTGTTCGGCAGCGTCGCCGACCACCGCGTGTCACTCCCCCGGCGCAGATTCGAGCACCTGCTCGGCAAGCTCGCCTGCGCGGTCCTGCGCAGCACAGTCCCGGCCTCGCGGGCACCGGCGCAGCCGGACTGGCAACGCCCGTCGTCACCCGTGTCCCGGCGGGAGGAACTGCTCACCGTCGCGACGCGGCTGTTCCGTGAGCACGGCTACCGCGACGTGAGCATGGAGGACATCGGGGCAGCCGCGGGGATAGCGGGGCCGAGTGTCTACCGGCACTTCAGCGGCAAAGCCGAACTGCTGGTGGCAGCCGGCTACCGGATGGCCGACCGGCTGCACACCGGCGCGCGGCGGGTGATCGCGAACGCGGCGACACCGCACCGGGCGCTGACCGACCTGGTCGGCTCCTATGTGGACATCGTGTCCCGGTCGGACGACCTGTTCTCGGTGTTCGCGGGCGAACTGGGCAACGTCCCCGACCGCGACCGCAAGGAACTGGTCCGCGTGCAGCGCGCGTACGTCGCCGAATGGGTGACGTTGCTGAGAACCGTTGCGCCGCACCTGCCGGAGCCGGAAGCTCGGATCGCCGTGCACGCGGCACTGACGATCGTCAACGACCTGACCAGAACACCGAGGATCACCACCCGGCCAGGCCTGGTGACCGAGCTGACCGGGCTTGCGATGGCGGTACTGGA